CCTTCATGCATACTCATTTCAAACCACGTGGAAGAAAAAAAGACCCAGCGTACCAAGTCTTGACACGTTTGTTCGACCATTCACTGTGGAAACACAGTCATCTAGTTACTGGCATTAGAATTGAAAAGATAGAATATTACTATACAAAACAAACTAGTAGCATCCATTGTAcaacaaggtgtacataatggtacacatgtaaaAAGACAGGTAAGAAAATTGAAGTgcacaggaaggtgtacataatggtacacagatCCTGACACTAATTATCCAtgaatagaaaaatgaaaagacattaccaaaagtaaaaaccaaaaaacatagAATCTTTCGAACAAATCAAACATAGTAAAAAGCATCAAGGCATGGGGCAGGTAGCTCTGTTGTGGTGACCAAGAGTAAAGCATTTTTTGAACATCATAGGCCTCTTTTGTTTCTCCCAAGCCTTCTTAAACGATGTTATCTTCGTATACCAGGTGGAGGCACATGAATAGGAACAATAatcctatcactaggatcataagTCTGCGGCTTGTCATAATTGGGGATTGACAAGATGATCTCTTGGTATGTCCTGTTGTACCATTCAGTGGTGAAGTATGGCTCAATAAATGAATAGATGTTCTCCCTCGTAGATTGAATGGCAACACAAGTGATgcaatttgtagatagtggtaaaagtggttcgattctcagacttgcgaaggataaaatatagacttaaattctaaaactaaaatagaaaacaaactaaaaattgtcacaaactcaatcaaagatgatatccatattaaaagaacactgaggctaagattccactattttccaagttcaaagtgatttaatcccaatatttatatttatgcaattttctcgttcaagttgatcctaacttattgcaactagtagattctcaaaataacaagtgtaaatccaaagcatagaacatcaaaaacctaggtccaagtatgttatataaaaagaaatcacaatttcttaacaaggatcattcaaacaattttcaaccaaggcaaataatcataaaataattgcaaataaataaataaaatagaatataccacttcttgttggaaaaatagcttcctctatcgcctcagcaatggggtttagctcctcatattaatcacttgctcaaaatacatgtttgttgctcaaaagttgattaaagatgaaaaactataacactgggtgtttgcaacgatgtattggcgttgcaagacaaaggactgactgttacaaagaagtcactgtagcagcgttacaaatttgagacgctgttcttatttgcagcggatgttcttcagcagcagcagcagcggaatacggtttcctgcaacttgatcaatatggctttgtagggtttctaactcctctgcgactgctccaataacttcgttttttttcttgggacttaaacacaccttttatactactcataaacctaaaaatagcgatttaattctcgctttttctttacatgcaagtcacgacaataatctcttctgccgacttccctagccaattctgagctttcccgattgtcttaaactcttccttagatagaatactaccttaggaaacaatttcacgcgtttagtctccctgaattaccaaaaatcaacccaaatagagacccgtacaaaactcaaactctgtttccttattttggattatccagcccaattcgattgattccagcacacataccaggcttgtttagttgaatcacgtctagcccagcaaatttcagcgattgaatctcactcaaacatcttcgaaatccaaacgaaaatttggttgctcactggttatttttcccgccaaaaaaatattcgaattttgagaagaaagtgacctccccctatcctgtgctggtctccctttagcagctgcctggaaatggatgccccttagtaattaggtcaccccttatccaaagtgagagtccgtatagtaattttctcccacgagcgcaaaacccacttttttagccaatttcgccgcaaaagcttatttctccaaaaatacctacagggacataaaaagccataataaatataaaatcgagcactaataatatataaaattgagattatataagacacaaaaatgtgcctatcaaaaaGCATATGCACAGGGAAAACCATTTACTCGCCACCTGTGACACATACAAGTTCTCTCCAACAGATCTACAGAATGAGTGCGGGGAGACCTGACTTCATACAATCTTTCCATAGACTCAACAACagtccaagtacgaccaatgtTGATGTTCTCGTTTATTATATCCTCGTATACGGGAGTGAGCCTAGGTGTTAAAATTTTCAAGACCTTCTACCCTTCTCTTTGAATTCATCTGCATAACCTTCAAACTAagataataaaaacacaaaaaataaaatcaaaacatgatataGAAGAAATATAGATAAAACATATGTACAACAATATACATATTAAGGAaatccatgtgtacaacaatgtacacacagttgcagaatcacaaatataacatgtgtacaagtatgtacacatcaaGCAAATCCATGTGTACGACAGtaaaaataaatgaatgaaacactaaacataaagCTCACCGTATCGCATCAAGAAGAGCAAAAGCATGCAACTTTTTGAACTCAAGAATACAGTTATTGAATAACTCGGAAATAGTTGAAGAGTGAGCAGCATATCTGCATACGGGGAAAAATGCATTTGCCCATTTCTCCTTTGGAATGGTCCTGAGATAATTAGCAACATGTCCACAACCAATAGCATGCATGCCGAgcaaagcttcttcaaagttCGCTGCTGTGTAAGAGTAAGcagctttgtaaaacaaatcaataacGACATTGTAATTCGCATCACCTTTTCCAATAGGTAGATTGCACTTGATATGGTAAAAGCAACAGCTGTGATATGAACCAGGAAATACTCTTGGAATGCCCTGCAAAAGTCCTTCGTGacgatcactaaggaaaacaatcgGACGATCATCGACCACTTGTTGAAGATTatccagaaaccaaaaccaattgtcTTTGTTTTCAGATGAAACAATAACAAAGGCATATGGGTAAAAACCATCATTTCCTTTGATACATGTTGCAGCCATCAAAGTACCCCTGAATCTACCAGTGAGGAAAGTagcgtccaagtaaatcatgggccTGAGATACCTATAGTTATGCTTGCAAGCACCGAAAAAAACGAAAATCCGCTGAAATCTTCCAGTTTCTTGATCAACTTCAAGTTTCACAAAGCTatcaggattagtttgctcaatgGATTTCACATACCAATTTAAATCCCTATACGACTTCTCGTCGTCACCATACGGATCTTCAAATACGACCTCTTTCCCTCTACGGGCATGGTTatacttaatattggacccataagtcttcttaaaGAGTGACATGATCTGTTTGGATTTTAAAGTGGGATCACCCTGTATATTGTCAGCCATCAAATGCTTAACTAACTTGGTTGTCATCAcaggactcttcaacctcaaaccaacaccacatctacaaaaaaaaaaaaaaaaaaattggaataagtaatgtgcaccatATTGTACACCTAATAAAAtctcaaaaacaacaacacacATGCAAAAAGAAAGTACAGACCaagcaagaatatcaaatttacaCCACAATGTGCCACCTAAAAAGCCTGTaacaagtaatgtgcaccacaatgtacacctaaaacaagtatacatattaaaacctaaaaatcaataacatggatcaaaaaaaacaagtaaacaccactaacctgtgaataacattagaatctttcagcagaaaccgagaaatgtcaccattcacaggcccaaagtgaatcctccaacTACAACCATCATTTTCGCACTTCGCAGTAAAACGAGTCTTGTCGTTTTTAAGAATAACAATCTTGTAACCAGTACACATCTTGTACTGATCAACGACAATCCTTACAGCTTTAAAACCACCCATAAATTCTCTACCAATATTGTCAAAAATATAACGCTATTCATCGATAATGAGAGGCTTTGCCTTGTCCGTATCATGATCGACCCTTACAAGCTTAGGACTTTCACTTACACAAGAGTTGGAAGTACTACCACCAGAACTAGTGCTACAAACAGAATTAGAACGAGACAAAGACCTTGAACTAGTGCTACAACCAGTATGCTTCGGAATCACATCAAcattcaaatagaaatcttcattgTTCATATAAATAACAAGAGAAACTAAACCTTGAAGTTGTATATCACCTTGTATGAAAACTACTTGATTAGTATCCATATAGGAAAAATGTGTACTCCAAGGAGACAAAGACCTCCACTGCTTACAGGCAAAATGCTTCAATTCATCAACGATGATCAAAGTATTAACACGAAGAGCAGCAGAATtctcaccatgattcaaaacagcATGAACAAACTTCTCAGACATATTTGATAAACCTACATATAACAAAAGATATAATAACAGTTTCATATTCGCATAACCTAAACTTGAAGAGTGTACAGGAAAGTACACATTCAATCGAAGCCAAAAATCAAATAACAGTCGACCTAAAATCAAAACTACttcatcgattaatcgaagatataAGCTTCAGAATCTTACTAGAACACATAATTGAATAAACCGAAAGCATATGATCTAATATCAGttcgatttcatatcatgcatcataACACCAACACCAAAAAacagtaatcaaaatcatttaacgaaatcaaaagctaaaatataacaaaaatcaaatcaataacatacaaacaataagatgtaacagattgaattcatatcatcaactgataaaatcaaaaaaactaAATATCAGAAAAGAGATTTAACGATGAAGCAAAAACATAACTAACCTGAAGTTGAACTCCGTTAAATATCAGAAACGATGAAATCCAACCCAACCTCTATGAatctgtctgaaattgttaaatcGCTGAAACTGAAGTTGAATTCTGGATCGATCTATCTCTGGAATCTGTCGTGAATTCAAATCTGAGATCAAAACGTAACTACACCTCACCAGTAACCTGAAGTTGAATCGCAAccaaatttctctctgaaactgttaaatcgcCTACGAATTTCTTCTCTGCCCGGCTCCCTGTTTTGAATTCATGTTTGAGATCTGAAATTTTCGATTTCGAATCCTCGTTTTATATATGGAATCGTCTCAAGGGTAGTTACGGGATATTGGAATACAGAAAAATCGGGATCGGTCACAATTTTGGATTAACTCGTCCATATCTGGATTAAATTGTTTGAGACGGGacttttttggactagagagtactaGGTCTGAGATGGGTGGACTAAAGCGTCCCAAGCCCAAtattgggactaaacgtcaatttttACAGAAAAACATAGGCAAGGCTAACGTGAGGTTCTTAATTTGAAGGATTACGTTGACACGTATGGTTCCAACGTGGCTGATATTCATTTCCTTTGGTTGACACGTGTATCTCCGATGTGGCTACTTTTCATTCTTTAGCTGACACGTATAGCCCCAACGTGGCTACTTTTCATCTCCTTTAGCCGACACGTATAGCTCCACCGAGAGACAAGCTGGTATATGTGCCTCTGAACGTTAAGAGAAACATATGGATGAACGAAAAGTTTTACATCTCTCCCATGAACTGTTATCATTAGATTTCACTTATTTGTTACTAGACGTCTTGTACATAGATGAGAGTTGTACCATATTAAAGAGGTCTAAATAAGTCTTCCATCAATTGATACGAGGAGTTGTACCAACGACAAACAGATAGAGAATTATGTGTGTTTGATATTGAATAAAACAAATGAATAATTAAAGAGGAAACGGCGTTGAAAGATATGCAATTTGAAGTGCTGGAGGGTGGACTGCAATTTTACACAGTGCTCTTTAAATCTATGGATTTCTTCTCGTCGGGATTGAATTGGTAATAAGTAGGATATATTAGCAATTGGACAACTAATGTTGCCATAAAAAGAATGAGAAGAGTTACAACATGAACCCTTTGCCTGTTACCTGTTGTTTACGTTCAACCGCTGACCAGATGGTTGTCCGGTCCCTTTTTCCAGCACCCCCAAAGTGGATTataaatttaaaaagaaaaaccaaagggGCAGCCGCTGATAATGGGCACCCGAGAACACTAATAGTAAAAGTTATGTCTGCTTTCTTGTTCTCCCTCCAAAAATGGCTATTCCTATAACCCTATTTCTCTTCTCACATGGGAATCTTGTTTTCATCTAAACCGTCCAGTAAAGGCTAGATTTAGGTATTATCACCTTCTTCTCTCTATTCTTCCTGCCTCCCTTCACAAAAGAGAAGATAATTTTTCTTTGAGAGATGATAATGGACAATACTTGGCAGTACCTTTTCGTCATCTTTCAGTAAGTTCAACTTGTTCCTCTATATCGCTTCTCTGTTGGTTCAATTTCATCTATCGAATGATTTTTAGTTTGTCTTCAATTTTCAGTCATTAAAATACTTTCTTCTTCTTAGATTTGCAGGTAGTTTAATTGTACCCAAGAGATTGATTTCCAGAGACGAGTGGGGATAGCTATTTTGGGAGAATTCCCTAGTTTTTGGTAAGATGCATTTTCCActctttcttttgattttgaaatgTTGTCTTCAAGTAGTGTCTTCTAAAGTCTTCTGCAAGTACAACATCCATCGATCTTTAGATATTGAAATTGAACGGTATCTATAATTGCTTCCTCTTCTTCCAAGCCTTCCGTGTCAATTGCTACAAAAACCTTAAATTCCCTGAACCAAAACCCTTTGACAATCCAATCTCAAAAGAACAGAATAATGTGTGAGGAAGCTGTTTTCCTCGAATTGCTGTGATACGACGTATTGTTTTAGTTTTAGATACAGCAGACTTCAAATGTGATTATATGCTACGTTGGTTTAATGATACCCGAGCCATAGAAGTTATAATTTTCTGGATAACCGTTATTCATCTGCATTACTTATAGAGAAGGTCTCGAAAGCAGTTGGGAAGTACAAATCTTGAAGCTGAGAGTTTTACTGTGCAGATGAGGAAGAGAAAAATAGACTTAGTTGCAATTTAATGGAAAAAAGCTTACCCACTCTGGATCTTTAAACAGAGAGATCTGACCTTAAGATTTAGGAGATCTGGCCGTATTTCCGGTCAGTACCCACCTGACCTCGGAGACTGGCAGACCGCAAGATTGAAAGAGAATAATAATTTTCCTCGGCATATACTTTACTCTGATTGGGGCAACTAAGTCACCGAGTTAAGCTCAGAGGGAAACTTGTCCTCAGATTTTAACTCCCATTCATCATATCGTTGCAGTTGTTGTCAGCTGCATATTGTTCATAGAAATTTTGGTACATAAgtttaaaattgaaataaattTTGTCGCAATGCATAAATTTGGCCACCAAGGAAATCAGGGCTTTACCTTAGTGTGACGTAGTTTTTTTTGTTGTGGTTGCCTCAATTGGAGTTTGATGCATTCATCATCTTCAAGattgaagacatttggagaatgaGATGCTATTTGTCTCATGTTCATTTCTCGCTTCATTGATCTGTGGCCAAAAGTTAATGCTTTTGGATGAGTTAGACCATGGTAGTGCGCTTCATGTTAATTGAAGC
This is a stretch of genomic DNA from Papaver somniferum cultivar HN1 chromosome 1, ASM357369v1, whole genome shotgun sequence. It encodes these proteins:
- the LOC113301413 gene encoding uncharacterized protein LOC113301413; amino-acid sequence: MTTKLVKHLMADNIQGDPTLKSKQIMSLFKKTYGSNIKYNHARRGKEVVFEDPYGDDEKSYRDLNWYVKSIEQTNPDSFVKLEVDQETGRFQRIFVFFGACKHNYRYLRPMIYLDATFLTGRFRGTLMAATCIKGNDGFYPYAFVIVSSENKDNWFWFLDNLQQVVDDRPIVFLSDRHEGLLQGIPRVFPGSYHSCCFYHIKCNLPIGKGDANYNVVIDLFYKAAYSYTAANFEEALLGMHAIGCGHVANYLRTIPKEKWANAFFPVCRYAAHSSTISELFNNCILEFKKLHAFALLDAIRLKVMQMNSKRRVEGLENFNT